A genomic segment from Alteribacillus bidgolensis encodes:
- a CDS encoding AMP-binding protein: MSIAASFVNNAESNPGKTAVFTPQRTVTYGELHEKTNRAAKALRQTPVKEQKDTPPKAAVLLSNSIEFVEVFLGAAKAGWLAVTFDPKWSDKELAAIIKETKPEILFIEKQFTHIKDEIPASIQVIVCRGEEAPFTTYEQWLKNSNTNDIVLPEVTGGTLFYMGFTSGTTGLPKGFMRTHRSWTESFQEGDKELKLQASDHILVPGPLVHSLFLFAALHALHRGAVCFLEESFQAEAVIERINAGHISVMYGVPTMFEAIAQRLEQGETKTETLRTCIASGAKMAQHKKTVLEKTWTKAEWIEFYGASELSFVSILHHKDRFRSKNALGYPFSNVEVSVRNENGEDVEPGNIGELFVRSPMVFAGYYPRVSSDPEAFISSGDLVQQEEDGFLHLAGRKKNMIVTGGLNVYPEEVEEVLKASPMVKDAVVVGIEDEYWGEAVAALLVAKDHMQIEDDIKAYCKKQIASYKCPRFVMTADEIPLTTSGKPSRQKVKEKIEKQFRLEGQLQ, translated from the coding sequence ATGTCGATTGCCGCTTCGTTTGTGAACAACGCAGAATCAAACCCTGGAAAAACAGCTGTCTTTACACCACAAAGAACTGTAACGTATGGAGAGCTTCATGAAAAAACAAATCGAGCAGCAAAAGCGCTGCGGCAGACTCCTGTAAAAGAACAAAAAGATACACCGCCTAAAGCCGCTGTGCTGCTTTCAAACAGCATAGAATTTGTAGAAGTGTTTTTAGGTGCAGCGAAAGCAGGCTGGCTTGCGGTGACGTTTGATCCGAAATGGTCGGATAAAGAGCTTGCTGCCATCATAAAAGAGACGAAGCCAGAGATTCTTTTTATCGAAAAACAATTTACACATATAAAAGACGAAATTCCTGCGTCGATCCAAGTGATTGTGTGCAGAGGAGAGGAAGCTCCCTTTACAACGTATGAACAATGGCTTAAAAATAGCAATACAAATGACATTGTTTTACCGGAAGTGACGGGCGGCACGTTATTTTACATGGGATTTACTTCAGGAACCACCGGTCTGCCAAAAGGTTTCATGAGAACTCATCGTTCCTGGACAGAAAGTTTTCAAGAAGGGGATAAAGAGCTAAAATTACAAGCGTCTGATCATATTTTAGTGCCAGGGCCGCTTGTTCATTCGCTGTTTTTATTTGCTGCTCTTCATGCCCTGCATCGCGGAGCTGTATGCTTTCTTGAGGAAAGCTTTCAGGCCGAAGCCGTTATCGAAAGAATAAACGCGGGGCATATTTCTGTCATGTACGGAGTGCCGACGATGTTTGAAGCAATCGCTCAGCGTTTAGAGCAAGGAGAAACAAAAACAGAGACGCTTAGAACTTGTATTGCATCTGGCGCGAAAATGGCGCAGCACAAAAAGACAGTTTTAGAAAAAACATGGACAAAAGCTGAATGGATTGAATTTTACGGAGCATCAGAGCTCAGTTTTGTCAGCATTTTGCACCATAAAGACCGCTTTAGAAGTAAAAATGCGCTAGGATATCCTTTTTCTAACGTAGAAGTGTCGGTCCGAAATGAAAATGGAGAAGATGTGGAACCCGGAAATATTGGAGAATTGTTTGTGCGAAGTCCGATGGTGTTTGCTGGTTATTATCCACGGGTTTCTTCAGATCCTGAAGCATTTATTTCTTCAGGAGATTTAGTACAGCAAGAGGAAGATGGGTTTTTGCACCTTGCCGGCCGCAAGAAAAATATGATCGTTACCGGTGGATTGAACGTATACCCTGAGGAAGTAGAAGAAGTGCTGAAAGCAAGTCCAATGGTAAAAGACGCAGTGGTTGTCGGGATAGAGGATGAATATTGGGGAGAAGCAGTTGCAGCGCTGCTTGTGGCTAAAGATCATATGCAAATAGAAGATGACATCAAAGCTTATTGTAAAAAACAAATTGCCAGCTACAAATGTCCCCGTTTTGTTATGACAGC
- the tagH gene encoding teichoic acids export ABC transporter ATP-binding subunit TagH, with product MTKAIVAKNVTKKFKLYNTQSERLKDLLLPKSFGEEFYALRDVSFEAEKGDIIGLVGVNGSGKSTLSNIISGIVPETSGEISINGETAIIDVSAGLNNKLTGRENIELKCLMLGFNRKEIKNMEQDIIDFAELDKFIDQPVKSYSKGMKSRLGFAINVSIDPDILIVDEALSVGDKAFAKKSLEKMKEFKERGKTMFFVSHSIAQMKEFCNKIMWLEFGEKKAYGEMEDVLGDYEAFLKEYNKWSKKKRKAFRQKGFERQSKVKELV from the coding sequence ATGACAAAAGCGATCGTTGCTAAAAATGTGACGAAAAAGTTTAAACTATATAACACCCAATCCGAACGCTTAAAAGACCTTTTGCTTCCGAAAAGTTTTGGAGAAGAATTTTACGCGTTGAGAGATGTTTCTTTTGAAGCAGAAAAAGGCGATATCATCGGGTTAGTCGGGGTGAACGGCTCAGGGAAATCTACCCTGTCCAATATCATTTCAGGTATTGTTCCGGAAACGAGCGGCGAAATCAGTATTAACGGTGAAACAGCTATTATTGATGTGTCCGCCGGTTTAAACAACAAATTAACCGGCAGAGAAAACATTGAACTAAAATGCTTGATGCTTGGCTTTAATAGAAAAGAAATCAAGAACATGGAGCAGGACATTATCGATTTTGCCGAACTTGATAAATTTATTGACCAGCCGGTGAAGTCTTATTCGAAAGGGATGAAATCACGGCTTGGCTTTGCGATCAACGTCAGCATTGACCCCGATATTTTAATTGTCGATGAGGCCTTGTCCGTTGGGGATAAAGCTTTTGCGAAAAAAAGCCTCGAAAAGATGAAAGAATTTAAAGAACGCGGCAAAACCATGTTTTTCGTCAGTCATTCAATTGCGCAAATGAAAGAGTTTTGCAATAAAATCATGTGGCTTGAATTTGGCGAGAAGAAAGCTTACGGAGAAATGGAAGACGTGCTCGGAGACTATGAAGCTTTTCTGAAAGAGTATAATAAATGGTCAAAGAAAAAGAGAAAAGCATTCAGACAGAAAGGGTTCGAGCGGCAAAGCAAAGTCAAAGAATTGGTATGA
- a CDS encoding biotin transporter BioY — MKTRNMMYVAMFAAVVGVLGLMPPIPLPFTPVPITAQTLGVMLAGSLLGARLGGGSLLLFLALIAAGMPILAGGRGGLGVLFGPSGGYILSWPLAAFLIGFMMQKAQPALNLAKAIIINIVGGILVIHVFGIIYLAFVTNISLWAAAVSSLGFVPGDTVKAIISAVIAVKIAKSHPSLLKGNNRGEQSAKKAG; from the coding sequence ATGAAAACAAGAAATATGATGTATGTGGCTATGTTTGCAGCAGTAGTCGGGGTGCTCGGATTAATGCCGCCGATCCCGCTTCCGTTTACACCCGTACCAATCACAGCACAGACACTCGGTGTGATGCTTGCCGGTTCCTTACTTGGCGCAAGGCTTGGGGGAGGGAGCTTACTTCTCTTTTTGGCATTAATCGCTGCAGGTATGCCGATTCTTGCCGGCGGACGCGGCGGTCTTGGAGTATTGTTTGGTCCGAGTGGAGGCTACATTCTTTCTTGGCCGCTTGCAGCATTTCTCATTGGGTTTATGATGCAAAAAGCTCAGCCGGCCTTAAATTTAGCGAAAGCGATCATCATTAATATCGTCGGCGGTATCCTCGTCATTCACGTTTTTGGAATTATTTATCTTGCTTTTGTTACGAATATTTCTTTATGGGCCGCTGCTGTTTCATCTTTAGGATTTGTCCCAGGAGATACAGTAAAAGCGATCATTTCCGCCGTCATTGCTGTAAAAATTGCCAAAAGCCATCCTTCTTTATTAAAAGGAAACAATCGAGGGGAACAATCAGCGAAAAAAGCTGGCTAA